A window of Lepidochelys kempii isolate rLepKem1 chromosome 1, rLepKem1.hap2, whole genome shotgun sequence contains these coding sequences:
- the MGST1 gene encoding microsomal glutathione S-transferase 1 isoform X1 produces the protein MAELSQLIDSEVFLAYATYTTIVLLKMMLMSVITAYFRMTRKAFSNPEDTATFGKGENAKKFLRTDPDVERVRRGHLNDLENIVPFIGIGLLYALSGPALSTALLHFRIFVGARIFHTIAYLTPLPQPCRGLSWAAGYAVTISMAYRLLTTGLYL, from the exons atggctgaactttcCCAGCTAATTGACAGCGAGGTGTTCCTGGCTTATGCTACCTATACAAccattgtccttttaaaaatgatgCTAATGAGTGTTATAACAGCATACTTCAGAATGacaagaaag GCCTTTAGTAACCCAGAAGATACAGCAACGTTTGGCAAAGGTGAGAATGCTAAGAAGTTCCTGCGGACTGACCCAGACGTTGAACGTGTGCGGAG AGGCCACCTGAACGACCTAGAAAACATTGTCCCATTTATTGGCATTGGTCTGCTCTATGCCCTGAGTGGCCCTGCTCTGTCCACAGctttgctgcacttcaggatcttCGTTGGGGCTAGAATCTTTCACACTATCGCGTATTTgacacctctcccccagccttgcAGAGGCTTGTCTTGGGCAGCTGGGTATGCAGTTACTATCTCAATGGCATACAGGCTGCTGACAACTGGAT
- the MGST1 gene encoding microsomal glutathione S-transferase 1 isoform X2: protein MVSRCRAFSNPEDTATFGKGENAKKFLRTDPDVERVRRGHLNDLENIVPFIGIGLLYALSGPALSTALLHFRIFVGARIFHTIAYLTPLPQPCRGLSWAAGYAVTISMAYRLLTTGLYL from the exons ATGGTGTCAAGATGCAGG GCCTTTAGTAACCCAGAAGATACAGCAACGTTTGGCAAAGGTGAGAATGCTAAGAAGTTCCTGCGGACTGACCCAGACGTTGAACGTGTGCGGAG AGGCCACCTGAACGACCTAGAAAACATTGTCCCATTTATTGGCATTGGTCTGCTCTATGCCCTGAGTGGCCCTGCTCTGTCCACAGctttgctgcacttcaggatcttCGTTGGGGCTAGAATCTTTCACACTATCGCGTATTTgacacctctcccccagccttgcAGAGGCTTGTCTTGGGCAGCTGGGTATGCAGTTACTATCTCAATGGCATACAGGCTGCTGACAACTGGAT